In the genome of Arvicola amphibius chromosome 2, mArvAmp1.2, whole genome shotgun sequence, the window AGATAACATCACTCTTAAGTATACTACCAAAAATGTTAATTGAGAAAAGCGGAAGAAAATAGTTTTAGTTTACTCAATATTACATGCTAGAAGAAAAGTTTGCATGAGAAACACTGAAGAGGTAATTTTTTAATCCAGATTTTCACAAACTCATGGTGCAAAGTGGGTCCCCCAGCTTCCTCTAGAGTTATAAACTGCTCTTGACTGCTTATTGGCTGCCTGTGAAATTTTTGATTGAAATAACTCAAACGCTTCTACAACACTAATCATATCCACCCATGCTGTTTTGACCGCTGTAGCCGGCCCCGTAACAGCCACTCACTGACTGGCTCTCCAGGCCACTATAAGTGGCCTGGGCAGCTGACACTCCCATTCCCTGCATCACCTGGCTGCTATAAGCCCCGTTGCTAGCCCCTGTTGTTGAATTCAGAAAGAGTTCTATGTATCTGTGCTGCATGTTGGCCCTGTCCTTCGACATAGCTGCCACTGCTTCTTCATGGGTGGCAAACTCAACATCAGCTTCTCCCGTCACTCTTCCATCAGGACCAATCTCAATATGAACTCTCACAGGGTTGAGTGGAGAGAAGAAGTTGTAAATGTCGTTCTCCGTTGCTTTGTAGGGCAGCCCTCTCATGTGGACGCAGTGGCCGGTGGTGCTCTGCACTGTGAACTCGCTGTCTCCGTATCTGTGGTCATACATTCCTGAGAGACAGTAGCTGAGGTCTCTCCCAAAGAGGTCAGTGGTGAAGCCATAGCCATCACTGAGGCCACTGTATTCTTCATAGCCCCCATAGCCTGCACTataggcaccagacctcatcctATCCAAGCCTGCCTGTTTTACAATGCCAATGTACCTCCGGGCTGTGCCAGGCCGGTCATAGGGCCCAGGCCTCTGCACAGACATGAACTTCAGAGGTGGATCTGAGTATGACCTAACTTCCTCCTGACTGCTCTTGAACACCTCGATGTACCTGTGCCCTATTCTCTCCTTGTGCTTCCCTAGAGCTTTCTCAGCTAACTCTTGTGAGGCAAACTGAACGAAGGCCTCCCCTGTAATCTTGCCCTCCGGGTCCACAGGTAATGTGATCCCGTTTGGCACGATTTCCAACCCTGAGAAGAACTGAACAATTTCTTCCTTTGTGCATCCAAACGGGAGTCCCCGAAGCCTCACAAAGCCATCATTGGCACTGTCGGCGCTGTTTGGACCACTGTGCTTCAACACCCAATCCATCTCGGTTCTGTGTGACTTGAACACCTCAATATATCGGTGTCCCATGCTTTCCCTGTCTTTTTTCAGAGCCAATTTTACATCATCTTCTGACTCAAGTTCAACAAAAGCCTCAccactctgcctgccttctctaGTATAAATGAAATGAACACCTGCGACCCCATCATGAATTGTGCAGTCGGAGAGGAAGTTTTGTACGTCCTCAATTGAGCAGGACCAGGGTAGGCCACGGAGCTTGACCACATA includes:
- the Hnrnpf gene encoding heterogeneous nuclear ribonucleoprotein F; translation: MMLGPEGGEGYVVKLRGLPWSCSIEDVQNFLSDCTIHDGVAGVHFIYTREGRQSGEAFVELESEDDVKLALKKDRESMGHRYIEVFKSHRTEMDWVLKHSGPNSADSANDGFVRLRGLPFGCTKEEIVQFFSGLEIVPNGITLPVDPEGKITGEAFVQFASQELAEKALGKHKERIGHRYIEVFKSSQEEVRSYSDPPLKFMSVQRPGPYDRPGTARRYIGIVKQAGLDRMRSGAYSAGYGGYEEYSGLSDGYGFTTDLFGRDLSYCLSGMYDHRYGDSEFTVQSTTGHCVHMRGLPYKATENDIYNFFSPLNPVRVHIEIGPDGRVTGEADVEFATHEEAVAAMSKDRANMQHRYIELFLNSTTGASNGAYSSQVMQGMGVSAAQATYSGLESQSVSGCYGAGYSGQNSMGGYD